The Peromyscus leucopus breed LL Stock chromosome 10, UCI_PerLeu_2.1, whole genome shotgun sequence genome segment GCTTCACtgactttgttttaattttcctaaaaTTTGCTGTTCAGTGTAAATGTGGTAAagctatatatatgtgtgtatgtatatacatatatatatatatgtatacacatacatacatatataatgtttaCATAAAAACCTATAAATGTTATAAACTCATATTTTTGCACAAGTCTCTGATATATTTCAAAGACACTACTGAGTTTTATGTGGAGACTGTGTCCTACTTTCAGAATGTATGAATGATTcatcaatgaaataaaagtaattttaagaacacgacacccacattcccaggaggtggggtgggtgattCTTGTTCTTTCAATGGGTTAtaaataattgtcattgtttagggtagtttgttacaagttgttattggtaatggttaggaaaaaagctaaacaaaggagattagattcagggtacttgttaaaaaagaaacaaaaacaaaaaaagaggatatagacatgacaagataaaaggtagattattgaatctactctgaaaaatatatagaaatgataggataaaagggtagattgttgattctactctgaaaaaagggaggatatggatatgataagataaaatggtAGCTTTATtgactctacttttaaaaagcaactacctgttttaaatattttacattggattagatttttgtatatggcatacaaattttgtatattgatacaaatttgagattaattttgtttgaatatattgtatacatatttctactcttattcaaggtattgtacaTATTCAActcacttaacaatgtaatgtaattttctagtccttgaaagttattactacCAAATAattagtgtagtgggtagctgttccagctttgaccttgaaacactgcccatAGAGTGagagcaggtaactgccacacctgcctatgacctgcccctgccCCTACCTGCCACTGGAGCatggctgagagggagccccttaagtTGCATACATGTCTGGCACCTTCTGGATACCTTgtggtcctggaagctggatggaACACCAAACCAGGTTTCTCCACTGGATGGTACCTCATCTCTACctgatcctgtaaccaacccctattgGATGTATATGTTATCCCAGAAATgaacctctcttgattaccagataaattatgtataattgcctcattaattacaGTAATaaattaggatataaaaaaatgaaagttagtagttagatacTACAATCAAACCTTTAagtcatgttaagtatgttttcaaggtcaaacagatatatttagacaagtcatcttcaaacacttcagagatctatggaatatggcatttaagatgttttaataagatatttttatgacaatgagacatgacTGCCCgtggcagcaccaatctgctcCAGAGAAGATGGTGGGCATTTAAGAAACTcaatatggagtttactttctttgtggcaaaagttagccattgagCAAGAAAGtactcttgccttgactgctgacattaTGCTGTCtaatagacaagcaggacactaaagaaaggactgctgaaccttgccaagacaaagtaagaGAGccattcagaaaatcctgcttcacaaagaAGTCTGTCATATATGTAAAGCCTGTGCGCCAAATATGGATaccccaatattgcagaggaaccttgggtgactgtcgaggcagccagctgtttctgtcatttctcacattttttggaagttgattATTTGCTCTTCCTCAGTAAACATTAgttccttcttgagtctctgagggagATGAAGACTAGAAAGTTATAGTTCTCCttcttaacaaattcagaaaggaaactcgctaaagaggtataaagtatataagtttgaaagatatcaaaagatagttttcagttggtaatacaagttaggatagaaaatgaattaggtacaacatcttggacttaccaaaataggatatataacggaatattttctctgaatctgtcaaatgttagcagactggacattgttaaagtaattcttgactgtatatattatatatagacttattgtacttattgaatacagtttttcttataatacttataaccttcttttattattttagacaaaaagggagaaatgtagtgatatattgtgtaccctaataaaatttgcttgaagatcagaacagaaaaagccaattgactcaccaaatctgctgacaacaCGATTCAGATGACAGTGTTGTAGCAGCCCAAGGAGGGTGTCCAGAGAGAGACAAAACccactgggagaggaaagaagtgtAAGATCCAGCTGTCTGCATGGGGGAAGTGTGCCAAAGTGAATAACTCCTGCAGTTTTTGGATCCTCAAAACATATGGAGTTTGCTgaagagaggctgcaacaaaaacttagccagcagGCTAAGAACTCTGACCTAGGTTGGGTGAAGATTCTGGCTTTGTGCAGCTCAATCCTGAGcctgtggctttttcatgaattcatgccccacattgggcaccatatATAGCTTGAatgttaaaagttcttattaataaaagcctGGAGcatgatattggggtaaatgctgatagatcagagagacaaaggaacaaaccaatgctatgtcttacctctaggattcCTCAGTTTAAaaagccttagttcctgtctcctcatgctttatataccttttctgtcctgccctcacttccttcttagtgctcgGTTTAAAGGAATGTGTGCtccccaagcaaaggcatgagatctcacaTGCTAGAATTAGAGGCGTGTGattcccaaatactaggattaaaggtgtgtgccaccaatgctaGACTGAGTCATCTCATGTAGTCccgggtggctttgaactcacagagatccagacaaatctctgcctccagagtactagcattaaaggtgtttgccaccactgcctggcctctatatttaatctagtggcttgttctgtcctctgctattcaagcaaattttattagggtatacattATATTACCACAAGCCAGCATGCCTGTTTTCATGGATCACTTCTCTGTACCTCCagtgtgttgggattacaggtgagctaGCACATTCACATGGCTCTTATCTGAGTGCCGGGGATTTGAATTTAGGTCCTTATTGCTGCACAGAaagtgtttttattaattatttgagatttttttcaccaTGGTTTGATTACATTCatccctttcattttctgtttttgttttgttttgttttgtttcatgtaaATCCATCAAGCCCAATTTGTGTTATTTAACAACTCTTGTGTGTGAGACTTGCCTTGGTATATTGTCAGCCTTTCAGCTATTACACTAATGAGAAAAACTGGCTTCCTGTCTCCAAGCTGATATTAAATGTTATAGCTCATTTATTCACTTCTAGTTTGAGTGCATGTGGTGAGGCTATGATGAAAATATGTGGCTATTCTTCAAAACACTGGGACAAGCTCTGCTACATGAGCCAActctaccactcctgggcatatacacaaagaaatctcTATTCTACTGTCAAGGTACAAGCTCTTCATTTCTgatctattcacaatagccaggaaacagaaataGCCTAGATTTTCATCAACTAACAAACAGATAACAAAAACGTGagatatttatacaatggaatattgtcTAGGTGTTAAGGAAAATGAAGTTGAGTGCCAAATAGATGGAATTGGAAacaaccatcctgagtgaggtaaccaagacccagaaagacaaacctcAAATGTTTTATCTCACAAGTTTATGTTAGTTTTGAATATTTAGATATGTTGTACCATTTGATATGCCCATATAGGTTAAGAAACTACTAAGGCTACACGGGTAAGAGGAGGTTCTTTTTAGGCAGTGGACATGATGACAGTgatataaaggggaaaaaaagaaatggggccAGAAGAATTAATGGGGTTGGAGATAGGTGGAAGAGAAAATAAGGCAAGGGATAATTAACactaaacttattttttaaaaaaagctatccAGAAGCTTACTGTAGAAGTTCCCTGAATATCAtatctaaatatttataaaaagaatttagtGGAGCTACCCTAGAATAAGGTAAATGCTCAAACTAGACAAAATTGATTAGCAAATACAAGTAAGTCTCAGTACTGGGAATGGGCCATCTCTTTTGAACTTTTGGCCAAAAGGTCCCATAGATCCCTAAACATCACAAGCTATTGCCTATGCTCTTAGTTACTCTCCAGAACCTGATTATTAAGATGCTAGTACTGAAGATACTgcacaaaatgaagaaattaaccTGGTATTCATCTGGTATCCAAGCTTCATCTCCATTAGCTAGATTTAGTAGTTCTAGAAGGTAATATGTGTGCTATGTGATGTAAAAAGTAATCAATGGCATCCAACAGTGAACTCTATGAATAACAGTAATGACCATCTGAAAATACTAGTACATTAGTGTCTTAAATACTAAGGGAGTCATCAACTATTTTTTGGTTCTATATAAGGTCtgattaataaaatgaaatgcacATTTGGAACTAATAATGGAGTCAAAACCCCATAATGAGCATAATATTAAACCAGCTTCTAATGACTTACCACCATAGACACATGTTAGTGCATCTTTCAACATTTATGAGAGGAGAATTTTTTCCACTAGGCAAAGATTAACACAAAGTTCCTCAACTGGTCAACCTGCAAAGAATAAGGCACTATGGATTTCTCAGCCCATATAGGGCATCCATGACACACTCCTCCCCTTAAGAATCAACAGTATAAAAATGTAAGAGCAGGAGACAAGTAATAGCTTCAAGGAAATTGCTTTCTGGATACTGCAGGGCAGGTTCACATATGAACTCAGCAATTATGAGAGCATACACAAGACCCATATAGGACTGAATTAGTAAAGCCTCAGCAGGAAGTGAGGGATGCAAGCACAAATTCCCACCACTAACTGAGgagttgttattttaaaatactgatgaCTGTAAGAGTTTGAGTATAACAACCGGAGAGCAAGAAGTAGTGATCAGATAATGGATTACTGAAGTAAAGAATTAGAAAATAGAGAATATAGCAATAATGAACAAAGTATTATTGATACAGTGCTTAGCAAACAGGAAGTGTTTATAAGATATTACTCTCTCATTGAATAtagttatttattaataaatatgtaatttatataataataaaattatattaagatatattttaaacaaaacttatactttattcatgttttctttggTATCaccctgcttctctttcttttcttgtgtgtggggTATGTTGTTCCACTATCTCACTGTAGAGAGTACTTTAATTAATCTTCATGTCTACTGAGGATTTTCTTAACTTAGAAAATTTAGATTTCGTGAGGGATTCCTGTGCGTTTGGTTACCTACGAGAGCTGCTTTGGGTGCTGCTGTGTGGCCATCCGAAGTCCCTCCAGGGCAGCCCGCGGAAGGATCCTAAAAACTGTACAGAAAATCAAGATGAGTGATACTTCTGAAGTGATTCCAGATTTTGAAGAGATGTTTGCAAGCAGATTCACACAAGATGACAAAGAGTACCAAGAATACTTGAAATGTCCTACTGAATCACCCCCAATTGTTGAGGAATGGAATAGCAGAGCCAATGGTAACCAAAGAAATCGAGGCAACTGGCTGCAAGATAACAGACAGTTTAGAGGTAGGGATAACAGACGAGGATGGCCAAGTGACAATCGATCAAATCAGTGGCATGGACGGTCATGGGGAAACAATTACCCACAGCGGAGACAAGAGCCTTACTATCAACAGCAATATGGACAATATGGTCACAATCAGCGGCCTCCATACAGTTACTACTGACAGAAATGTTATGGCTTTTAACAAAAGACCATTCATTTTGATAACGTGGTAAACGTTTGGTTGTCTTCTTTGGGTCAGAGTTTTTCATTCTACTTTACAGAATGGGTTGTTAATTGTTTAGAACTTGAGACTTGAATAACATTGATCTTGCTAGAGATGTGATGATTGGTGGTAATAAAGTGGATTATATATGATTTAATAATGTTTTGAGTTTGGTCTGTTTTCCTTATTTGGCCTCTAGGAGTTCTGTCtttaacacagaaataaaaacgtttaagtaggaaaaaaaaaaagaaaatttagattttccaacttaGATCATTCATCATTATAATTTCAGTTATTTTCTCAATATGCTACTAATTTTTACATTCTCCTTGCACTGTGTGTGTTATAGTACAGAGGTTGCTAATGTCAGTAAAGGCACTTAACATTCACATTTTATTCACAGTGCATTTGGTGTTTTACAAAAAATCATTAGTAAATACAGAGCTTCACCTTCCCTCTTACATCTAGAAATTTTCTAGTTCTTcactttatatttaatttattgacacatttttagttattttgtgaGAAGAATAGAATGTCGCATGAGGTTTtctgtagataaatttctaaacactcttattaaataataaagacagagccaaatacaggggtctaagctgtagagatcagagtaATAGCTGCTAACTAAACTTAGCTCACCACATCGCCATAActtcccaagagaacctcttcctgtctaacctgcacctttattatcttcctgttctgccttttcattggctcttatcccagccacatcacttcctcatcactgcctgtctatacagacctccaagtctctatagttggtactgggattaagggcgtgtgtcaccacacttggctgtgtccttgaacacacaagagactctgcctgccatgtgattggattaagggtgtgtgctaccactgcctgacttctgtttatggctgactatgacctctgatctccaggcaaactttatctattaacacacaaataaaatatcacattttagcacaaataaaatatcaccacaattttcTAGTGTTTCATTCTTGTAAATACTGGGTTTTTTTCTCTGCTTAATTAATCTTGTCACAGATCAGTTATTTTTTTGGTGTGATTCTATCCCCAAGCTCTTTGTTCTGGTCCATAGGTATGTGTGCTTTTTCTCTCACCAACACCATTATGTGTTCAGTACTGTAGCTTTCAAATGAGCTTAGAGCAGGATAGAAATACAGCTTTAACTTTTCTACTCTGTAAAATATACCTATTGTAGCCTGTTTTTCATTGAATTCAGatgaattacatttaaaatttattcagaATTATATTGTCAACATTTATGAAATACATTGCTGAGAGTTGGAATAGGGATTGGAAGAATTGCATCAACTCCATATATCAAGTGAGCAAATTTGACATCTTACTGATGTTTAGTCCTTCACCAGATAATCCATCATTAGCTCTCTgggattttataattttttgaacataaactttttagatttattgaaGAGTGTATAAATTTAAACATGATGTTAGCATAAAGGATACTgttatatttcaaaatacaagTTTTCATTTCTGGCATACATTTAAATAATGACTTTGCTTATAATATTGGCATGACCCATAATTGATtacaggttttttattttattgactcaTTAAGTTTATATTCATAGACAATGGccctatataatttttaaaaggctttatGTTTTGTTCTCTAAATAAAACAGACATACCTAAAGAATCAAAGCTACAacccaaaaatgaaagaaagcatacagcatttttttttttctgggtctcagtcacctcactcagaatgattgtttctagTTCCAATCATTTATTCAGGAATTCTATGATTTACTTTTCATCTTGATGTTTTTCAATTTCTTACTTGGTCTTGGTATACTACATGTGGCtcttaatataatttataattttttaaaatttgtttttgttgagacagagtctcattctcTATCctaagctggtctggaacttgttatgtagtctaggctgaacTCAAACTTGTTATGTTCCCTCTGCCCCAGTCTCACAAGTGATGAGATTGCAGATGTACATACTATGTCGGGTTCAGTAGTTTTTAATGACTGCGAGAGAGGCACCCTTGCTTGttacagtttcagaaagaaaagtCTAATTTCTCACTCCTTCCTGTGGTTTCAGCTGTAGGTTCTGTCCTTGAGTGGTTCTTTCTCAAGCTGAGAAAAGTTCTCTCATCTTGCTAGTTAACTGAGAAATTTTAGCATAAATTAGAATAACATTTtgttaaagtttatttaaaaatctatagagTTAACCATGTGTAATTCTTCTTTAATCTATTAATAAACTAGAACACTTAAGTTACCTTTGAATGCTGAGCAGTCAAGAAACCTGTTATAATCCATTTggggggaatattattttaagatgagttaaactctgtgaagctgtgttactgtgcctgtctaaaacacctaatggtcttttgtctaataaagaactgaatggccaatagcaatgaaggagaaaggataggcagagttGGTAGGCAGACagaagatatagaaggagaaatctaaaTAGAAAGagatagccagagaaggaggtgcATCCAGGGATCAGCcattcagctacacagcaagccacagaataagaaccAAAGAAAAGTATATAGGAATGTAAAAGGAAAAGCATAAAGTCAAAAAATAGATGggctaatttaggttaagaaaactagctagaaacaagccaagataaggctggacattcataagtaataataaacctccatgtgGATTTATTtagaagctgggtggcagggccccaaaaaagtaaaaaacaaacatcaacaatCTATTTTCCATGTAGAATATGATAAATAATTCTTTCTCAATGTTGTTAAAATCTATTTGAGATATAGTTTAATCTGTATCCATTTTGTGAGAAATAGTTTCTCATAATTCCCCCATCTGCTGTTGATAGTAGTATAACACAAACATCACAACATgagttttaaagtctttttcttttatactcTAGAAGTCTGTACAGAACTGACAGCACATCCTGCTTATATTCTTGATACGCTTCTTTGAATTCATCCAGCCTTCTACTACTACCTGAAAAAGTGAGGCAGAAAATAGTCTCaccttctccttcctgcctcctcctctaaAAGTATATGTGAGAGATTAACATTAGATTTCTTTAATATTGATATAATTCACAAGTAAGTCATTAAAATCATTGGGGcccaagtttttgttgttgaaggaGGAGAGGCAGCATTTGATAAGTAATTGAAATTCTTGACTTACTAAAGAAGTATTCAGTCTTTCTATTCTTCTTGAATTGAGGGCAGTAGcttatatctttatagaaataTACTCAGTGGATATAGGTCATCGACTTTGTTGATATGTGATGGTTCAGAATATTCTATTGATTCTTTTTCTTGATGTTGCTTATTGTTAATAGCATtatctcttttttcattattgattttAATAATGCAGGCTATTTTGATATTCTGCTTGGTCtcacttggatttttttctcttaacaatGTTATTGTGTATCCATTTTATATGGTATAGTGTTATATAAAGGCATTTTATAcaagtataatatatacattgaGTACAATTTATACAGACTCCTACCCTGTTTCCCTTTATTTCCTTAATCAGTTTTACCTCTATTTTCCTGCtgtttatacatataaattttgattatacatataaaatctaGTAACcaaaaaatgggagaaaacacaaaatattatCATTCTGAGACtgaattaattttcttaatatgAGTACCTCTAGTATCAATTTTCCTACAaatactccattttctttttttttattagatatgAACTCTTTGGTTCTCAAAGGGTTGCTACACCCCTGGGTGAACCGTCACAGGTTGGGTCTCAAATACTGGTCAAATTTCTGTCCTTGTGATTTTGAAGATGGTCCCATCTGTTAATCCTTTGAGAGTCCATTTTCAAACGTTTGCTCAATCTTTGGACTGTCTTTTCTGAGATTTGCACTTGTGTCTATATTCTCCTTCAACTTCTTCCTCTGCCAGATTTCTACCTCACTCAATCCTGTGGAGTTCTGAAGGAAGTTTTCCCAAAGCTCTGTAGCATTCTTCCTGGCAAGTTTAACCATATAATCTTACATCATCTCTTTTAGCTTCCTAATAGCATATTTCTTTCAGAATCTAGAGCTGCTTTTCTGGTCTTGTGAGTATGGTGCCTCAGTGGTTCTCCAGTTGAAGGATAAGAGAACGTTTTCTACTTAGCCTGTATTTTCCATCTGTTGATACCATGAACAcaactttttttctccttccccattgttttttcccctttaaaatgtCTATAACAGGCACTATTGTGCTGATAAAGCTAGGTTCTACTTTGTAAACCTGCCTatcggcagcagtaagtttgctgccttaattttaaatgctctttTTTGTCCTGCCCCAGTTAcgttgtttgtgtgaaatgtgcagttgggttccagagggtgctgggaatcagttcccctgtggtttttcctgtttggaaaacagtgttgGGTTTACCtccggatacagagtaaccattccttgactcctgctgttggaggggtatataagcccatgttggtacgaataaagagagctgcttccctgacgaactgaaactgggtgtctagagtgctgtttaacttTGGCTTCCCTCGCCAGATTTCCTGCTCCAGCTGCGCAGGCCTCAGCACCTGCCTCTGGATACTCCCACTCACTATAAATGGCAACTTCCAGGCTATCTCAAGACTCTAGGATGAGACCCTCTTGTTCCTATACTGCTGTTTCCAGATTTAGTTTGCTATTAGACTGTAGATTTTCAGCCATCACCAACCATTTTTTAGATCTGTTTCCTACTTTCTCCAGTTTATTCTCTGGATATCCTACCATACTTTGTATGCAAGCCACAAGTCGTTTTGGATATTTTATCAATTTTCTTAACAATTTCAAACAATTAGTAAATGATTTATCTTATTTTCCCATTACCTAATTCACCAGTTTCcacttctgtctttttatttatctcCCTTCTACTTGCTTTTGAACTGACTTGTTCTTTTTCACATTTATAAAGATGGAAAGTCGGGTATTTCAAGACAAGAGACTGTCACAGTTaggatttcttttgctgtgaaaaattccatgaccaagagcaacatGGGAGGTATGGGTGTATTTCAGCTTATGGTTCATCACTaagagaagtcagggaaggaactctaATAGCACAGGTACCTGGCCAGAGTTGGTGGAGAGCCCACAGAGGAATGCTACTTACTTGCTGTCTTGCCCCTCATGGCTAGTGAACCATGCTTTCCTATAACACTTAAAGCCACCTTCCCAGGATTGGCTTCCCCCACAGTGAAGTAGCCCCCCCCAACACATTAGTAATCAAGTAATAAAGTTCACCAAACACTtacccataggccaatctggtaGAGATGTTTTCTCATTTTAGGTTCCCTATACCAAAATGAcctgcttgtgtcaagttgacataaaattagcctgCACAGAGACAATTAAAGAGGAAACAACATATGGTAAGAAAGGGGATAGAGGAAGGGGTCATATGTGAAATGAGAGGAGGCTATTGGGCCTGGGAAGGCATAAGAAATGAAGGAGGGAGTggagaaagaaacaaactttTGTTTGAAAATGCATAAAGTGACTTACTTTTCATAAgctaatttgaatttttaaaaagataattaggTTTTTGATTTGAGAACATTTGACTGAGTTTTAATACAGGTTGTTGTTATGTTGTGTAAGTTCATTTCCAATTCTTGGGATGAAGTAATCCACTTGTTCCAAAGTTTGGAGTAGTTGGTCCTAAAGGAatatgccactatgcctgactagagaacattatttttaattttggtacagtattaaattttataaatgaatattatTCTAGTTtttgaatgtaccacatttctttatcggTTTACAAGTCACATGGATTTGTTTcctctatttaatttttatagatattaATGAGCAATCTTTTGAGcacatattttatgttattttgagTGTAATTACACCTGAAATTACTAACCTGTATAATAATACAATTTACTTTTTTGAGGAACatcccttttaaaatttaatgatgaTACTATCTTTCACTTTTGGGATCAATGTatggctgtttctttctttctttttcttttcttttttttttttttttttttggttttttgagacagggtttctctgtgtagctttgtgcctttcctggaactcacttggtagcccaggctggcctcgaattaggcgtgtgccaccaccgcccggcctgtatgGCTGTTTCTAACTTAGCCACTTCCTCACCAACACATTGTCCATGTTTAGTTCTAACAATgagtgttttctttgtgttttaatttaaaacactTTTAGTCATTCTACCATTAGACTGTAACCACTTTATACTGCCTGCTCCACACCTACATGATAGTGACAGTGTTTGTTGTACTACTTCATATCAACTGACATCTTTAACAAAGGGAAAATCAGAGCATGAAGCCTAAAAAATGTATAAACTTCTTTTACTTAACCTAGTCGCTCAGCATAAAGGTAAGTTTTATTCGTATTATTGTCTAACTTCAGTGCTATGATTTAGTAAAGACCCTTACTTCTCCACTGGGTCTAATGATGTATACCTCATAAAAAGAAACCTTTGCAGCAAAAAGCTATCGATTTTTGCACTTTGCCCTTAGTTTACTTAAGTCCATACTATGTATTAGCATGACAAGGTGTAAGGCAACATACGGAGATGTAAAGACATCTCCAGATCAATCACACATCAGGGTCTGGGCATGGGGAAAAGGTTGGAAATAATGTAATAACTAAGACAAAATGCCAATTTAGTTAGTTCAGaaagatgattttcttttaaatgagccTCAGAAAAAACTTTGTACAAATTACCTAAAGTTGCAACATCTTTGAGAGCTTTAGAAGTggatttttccctctttctttttatccAAAGAGTCACATTATTGGAAGATTTATAAAAGAACCAGCAGGCATCAGTTGAGATTTTGCTGATTGATTTTGAATGTGCTACAGTAACATTACAGACTACTTAAGGATGATACACCACAGGAAACATTATTAAGATGGCTTAGCTCTGTTGGTGTTTTACATGAGTGTTTATATGCTTCCATCTTTATATTTCTAGAGCTGGGTAATAGTGTGATGAAATTTAGTTATGATAGTATTC includes the following:
- the LOC114705527 gene encoding RNA guanine-N7 methyltransferase activating subunit-like, coding for MSDTSEVIPDFEEMFASRFTQDDKEYQEYLKCPTESPPIVEEWNSRANGNQRNRGNWLQDNRQFRGRDNRRGWPSDNRSNQWHGRSWGNNYPQRRQEPYYQQQYGQYGHNQRPPYSYY